From the Gallaecimonas mangrovi genome, one window contains:
- the nrdR gene encoding transcriptional regulator NrdR codes for MHCPFCSAEDTKVIDSRLVADGHQVRRRRECLACHERFTTFETAELVMPRVIKRDGIRVPFDEQKLRGGIMKALEKRPVAAERVEQAINKILSTLRATGEREVPSGMIGELVMDALKGLDKVAYIRFASVYRSFEDVREFGEAIARLED; via the coding sequence ATGCATTGCCCTTTTTGTAGTGCCGAGGACACCAAGGTGATCGACTCGCGCCTGGTTGCTGACGGCCATCAGGTCCGTCGTCGCCGTGAATGCCTGGCCTGTCATGAACGCTTTACGACTTTTGAAACCGCCGAACTGGTGATGCCGCGCGTAATTAAACGCGACGGTATTCGCGTGCCTTTTGATGAGCAAAAACTGCGCGGCGGTATTATGAAAGCGCTGGAAAAACGGCCAGTGGCGGCAGAAAGAGTCGAGCAGGCCATCAATAAAATTTTAAGTACCCTGCGCGCCACCGGCGAGCGGGAAGTGCCCTCCGGCATGATAGGTGAACTGGTCATGGACGCCCTTAAGGGCTTGGATAAAGTGGCCTATATTCGCTTTGCCTCTGTGTATCGTAGTTTTGAAGATGTCAGAGAATTTGGCGAAGCCATTGCGCGCTTAGAAGACTGA
- the ettA gene encoding energy-dependent translational throttle protein EttA, with product MAQYIYTMSRVSKVVPPKKYILKNISLSFFPGAKIGVLGLNGAGKSTLLRIMAGIDTEIDGEARPQPGINVGYLPQEPKLDPEKTVRGNIEEAVADVIDAMRQLDEVYAAYADPDADFDKLAKKQGELENLIQAKDGHNLENTLERAAEALRLPAWDADVTKLSGGERRRVALCRLLLSQPDMLLLDEPTNHLDAESVAWLERFLHDYSGTVVAITHDRYFLDNVAGWILELDRGEGIPWEGNYSSWLEQKEKRLEQEEKSEAARQKSIQKELEWVRQNPKGRQAKSKARMARFEELQNQDFQKRNETNELFIPPGPRLGDKVLEVSNLKKSFGDRVLIDDLSFSVPKGAIVGIIGPNGAGKSTLFKMIQGTEKPDSGDVVLGETVQVAAVDQFRDAMDGNKTVWEEVSGGQDILKVGNVELPSRAYVGRFNFRGNDQQKRVGELSGGERGRLHLAKLLQSGGNFLLLDEPTNDLDVETLRALENALLDFPGCAMVISHDRWFLDRVATHILDYRDEGQVNFFEGSYTDYEEYMKDKYGAQAMEPHRIKYKKLS from the coding sequence ATGGCTCAGTACATCTACACGATGAGCCGGGTGAGTAAGGTCGTACCACCCAAGAAATACATTCTGAAGAATATCTCCCTGTCATTCTTCCCCGGGGCCAAGATAGGCGTGCTGGGTTTGAACGGTGCCGGTAAGTCGACCTTGCTGCGCATCATGGCAGGCATAGATACCGAAATCGACGGTGAGGCGCGGCCGCAGCCCGGCATTAATGTGGGCTACCTGCCACAGGAACCCAAGCTGGACCCGGAAAAAACCGTACGCGGCAATATTGAAGAAGCGGTGGCAGATGTCATAGACGCCATGCGCCAACTCGACGAGGTTTATGCCGCCTACGCCGACCCGGATGCCGACTTTGACAAGCTGGCCAAAAAACAGGGTGAGCTTGAAAACCTCATTCAGGCCAAAGACGGCCATAACCTTGAAAACACCCTAGAGCGCGCCGCCGAAGCCCTGCGCTTGCCGGCTTGGGACGCCGACGTCACCAAGCTGTCGGGTGGTGAACGCCGCCGGGTAGCGCTGTGCCGGTTGCTGCTGTCGCAGCCCGACATGCTGCTACTGGACGAGCCAACCAACCACTTGGACGCCGAGTCTGTGGCCTGGCTTGAGCGCTTCTTGCACGACTACAGCGGCACCGTTGTGGCCATTACCCACGACCGTTATTTCCTCGATAACGTTGCAGGCTGGATTTTGGAACTGGACCGCGGCGAAGGCATTCCTTGGGAAGGTAACTACTCTTCCTGGCTGGAACAGAAAGAAAAACGCCTGGAGCAGGAAGAAAAATCCGAAGCGGCCCGCCAAAAATCCATTCAAAAAGAATTGGAATGGGTACGCCAGAATCCGAAAGGCCGCCAGGCCAAATCCAAGGCCCGGATGGCGCGTTTTGAAGAACTGCAAAACCAGGACTTTCAAAAACGCAACGAAACCAACGAACTCTTTATTCCGCCGGGCCCACGCCTTGGCGACAAGGTGCTGGAAGTAAGTAACCTTAAAAAGAGCTTTGGCGACCGGGTACTGATTGACGACCTGAGCTTTAGCGTACCCAAGGGCGCTATTGTCGGCATTATCGGCCCCAACGGCGCCGGTAAATCCACCCTGTTTAAAATGATCCAAGGCACCGAAAAACCCGATTCTGGCGACGTTGTGCTGGGCGAAACCGTGCAAGTGGCGGCAGTAGACCAGTTCCGCGACGCCATGGACGGTAATAAAACCGTCTGGGAAGAGGTGTCTGGCGGCCAGGACATTCTCAAAGTTGGTAACGTTGAACTGCCCAGTCGCGCCTATGTTGGCCGCTTTAACTTCCGCGGTAACGACCAGCAAAAACGGGTGGGTGAACTGTCGGGCGGTGAACGTGGCCGTTTGCATTTAGCCAAACTGCTGCAATCGGGCGGCAACTTCTTGCTGCTGGATGAACCGACTAACGATCTGGACGTTGAAACCCTGCGCGCTCTGGAAAACGCCCTATTGGATTTCCCTGGCTGCGCTATGGTGATTTCGCACGACCGCTGGTTCCTGGACCGGGTAGCCACTCACATTCTGGACTACCGCGACGAAGGGCAAGTGAACTTCTTCGAAGGCAGCTACACCGACTACGAAGAGTACATGAAAGACAAGTACGGCGCCCAGGCCATGGAACCGCACCGCATCAAGTACAAGAAATTGAGCTAA
- the serB gene encoding phosphoserine phosphatase SerB — MSLALIVQALPVAQRVLVPGEKGPALQPSNALERNAWPLEEGRRVYRDNKVHFRGFAPGLTLGGLYGLLDGLAWSELKWRQGDSFDLWFETAPDKALYLQRAEAFKVELMPGPFPSLAEPGLLIMDMDSTAIEGECIDDIAELSGCGQAVSEVTARAMRGELDFSQSLKERVAKLTGTPTEVLEKVAENIAYTPGIESLVKRLQDAGWQTALVSGGFTFFAHRVQEHLALDWAEANVLEIVDGKLSGQVLGQIVDGQFKKDMLIRLRNQAGLPASQVLALGDGANDLLMLAEAGLGIAYHGKPKVRLAARGAVISTDMSAVQALLENADA, encoded by the coding sequence ATGTCTCTCGCCCTTATTGTTCAAGCACTGCCAGTTGCTCAGCGGGTCTTGGTGCCCGGCGAAAAAGGCCCGGCTTTACAGCCCTCTAACGCCTTGGAACGCAATGCTTGGCCACTTGAAGAAGGCCGGCGAGTCTACCGTGACAATAAGGTACATTTTCGCGGCTTTGCACCGGGTCTCACCTTAGGTGGCCTTTATGGCTTACTTGACGGTTTAGCCTGGAGCGAACTGAAATGGCGCCAGGGCGACAGCTTTGACCTTTGGTTTGAAACGGCGCCTGATAAAGCCTTGTATCTGCAGCGGGCCGAGGCGTTTAAGGTAGAACTGATGCCGGGGCCTTTTCCGTCATTGGCCGAACCGGGGCTGCTGATTATGGATATGGATTCCACCGCTATTGAAGGGGAATGCATTGACGATATTGCCGAGCTGTCCGGTTGTGGCCAAGCGGTGTCAGAGGTAACGGCCCGTGCCATGCGTGGCGAGCTGGATTTTTCCCAAAGCTTGAAAGAGCGGGTTGCCAAGTTGACTGGCACTCCTACCGAAGTGCTGGAAAAAGTGGCAGAAAATATCGCTTATACCCCAGGCATTGAAAGCCTTGTTAAAAGGCTGCAAGACGCGGGTTGGCAAACGGCACTGGTCTCTGGCGGCTTTACCTTTTTTGCCCATCGGGTACAGGAACACCTGGCGCTGGACTGGGCCGAAGCCAATGTATTGGAAATTGTCGACGGTAAGCTCTCTGGTCAGGTGCTGGGTCAAATCGTTGATGGCCAGTTTAAAAAAGACATGCTTATCCGCCTGCGTAACCAAGCCGGGCTGCCCGCTAGCCAAGTGTTGGCGCTGGGCGACGGCGCTAATGATTTGTTGATGCTGGCTGAAGCGGGCCTTGGCATTGCCTACCACGGCAAGCCAAAAGTGCGCCTCGCCGCACGCGGCGCGGTAATCAGCACCGACATGAGTGCCGTGCAGGCCCTGCTGGAAAACGCCGATGCCTGA
- the glyA gene encoding serine hydroxymethyltransferase encodes MLDSKLSIAQFDPELWEAMQQEVQRQEDHVELIASENYTSKRVMEAQGSQLTNKYAEGYPHKRYYGGCEYVDIAEDLAINRAKELFGADYANVQPHAGSQANSAVYMALCEPGDTVLGMSLAHGGHLTHGATVSFSGKIYNAVQYGINQETGLIDYEEVRALAKEHKPKMIVAGFSAYSQIIDWSIFREIADEVGAYLFVDMAHVAGLVAAGVYPSPLPHAHVVTTTTHKTLAGPRGGLILSASGDEAIYKKLNSAVFPGGQGGPLMHVIAAKAVAFKEALSPEFKTMQQQVLKNAQAMVKVMQERGYKIVSGGTENHLFLVDLIDKDITGKDADAALGRANITVNKNSVPNDPRSPFVTSGLRLGTPAVTSRGFGEAEVTALAGWICDVLDNITDDATIERVKGQVLDLCRRFPVYG; translated from the coding sequence ATGTTGGATTCAAAACTTTCCATCGCACAATTTGACCCCGAATTGTGGGAAGCCATGCAGCAGGAGGTGCAACGCCAGGAGGATCACGTCGAACTGATCGCTTCTGAAAACTATACCTCTAAGCGCGTGATGGAAGCCCAGGGCTCCCAGCTTACCAACAAATACGCTGAAGGCTACCCCCATAAGCGTTACTACGGTGGCTGCGAATATGTTGATATCGCCGAAGACCTGGCCATTAACCGTGCCAAAGAGCTGTTTGGTGCTGACTACGCCAACGTTCAGCCCCATGCTGGTTCCCAGGCTAACAGCGCCGTTTACATGGCCCTTTGCGAGCCGGGCGATACCGTACTGGGCATGAGCCTGGCCCACGGTGGCCACCTGACGCACGGCGCTACCGTCAGCTTCTCCGGCAAGATTTATAACGCGGTGCAATACGGCATCAACCAGGAAACTGGCCTGATTGATTACGAAGAAGTACGTGCCCTGGCCAAAGAGCACAAACCGAAAATGATTGTGGCTGGCTTCTCTGCTTACAGCCAAATCATCGACTGGAGCATCTTCCGCGAAATCGCTGACGAAGTGGGTGCTTACCTGTTTGTTGATATGGCCCACGTGGCTGGCTTGGTTGCTGCTGGCGTTTACCCTTCGCCGCTGCCCCACGCCCACGTGGTAACCACCACCACCCACAAAACCCTGGCTGGCCCCCGCGGCGGCCTGATTTTGTCTGCCAGCGGCGACGAAGCTATCTACAAGAAGCTTAACTCAGCGGTATTCCCTGGTGGCCAGGGCGGCCCCTTGATGCATGTTATTGCCGCCAAAGCCGTTGCCTTTAAAGAAGCGCTGAGCCCTGAGTTCAAAACCATGCAGCAACAGGTGCTGAAAAACGCCCAAGCGATGGTGAAAGTCATGCAAGAGCGTGGCTACAAAATCGTCTCTGGCGGTACTGAAAACCACCTGTTCTTGGTTGACCTCATCGACAAAGACATCACCGGTAAAGACGCTGACGCCGCCCTTGGCCGCGCCAACATCACCGTCAACAAAAACTCCGTGCCTAACGACCCACGTTCTCCCTTCGTGACCTCCGGTCTGCGCCTGGGTACTCCGGCCGTTACCAGCCGTGGTTTCGGTGAAGCCGAAGTGACCGCCCTTGCCGGTTGGATCTGTGATGTGCTCGATAACATCACTGATGACGCCACCATTGAGCGTGTTAAAGGCCAAGTGCTTGATCTTTGCCGCCGCTTTCCCGTTTACGGTTAA
- a CDS encoding alpha/beta fold hydrolase → MPESLFVAVDGQQLHLRCFGPDQGQPLLMLHGAISNGKVFYSDSGKGLAPYLAAQGFRVYVLDLRGRGLSEPPINSQARHGQLEAIRDDLPAVQRFIMDRHPGQAVHWLAHSWGGVLMASTLARFPGLASRVASLTFFGSKRSIHSWSFERLIKVELVWNLLAPWWVRRHGYLPAKAKKIGADNETANALADSIAWVKKRPWIDPKDGFDYAKAACNVDWPRLWLLAGKADKALGNPRDVARFQQEMAAKGQITLLAKTNGFRRNYNHLDMLVGSDAAKELFPKVRDWLLG, encoded by the coding sequence ATGCCTGAGTCGCTGTTTGTAGCGGTCGATGGGCAGCAGCTGCATCTTCGTTGCTTTGGTCCAGACCAAGGGCAACCGTTACTGATGCTCCATGGCGCTATCAGCAATGGCAAAGTGTTTTATTCCGACTCCGGTAAAGGTTTGGCGCCGTATTTGGCGGCGCAAGGCTTTCGGGTTTATGTGCTCGACCTTCGCGGCCGTGGCTTAAGTGAGCCGCCTATCAATTCTCAGGCCCGGCACGGCCAGCTTGAGGCCATTCGCGACGACCTGCCGGCGGTGCAGCGTTTTATTATGGATAGGCATCCAGGGCAGGCAGTGCATTGGCTGGCCCATTCCTGGGGTGGTGTGCTGATGGCGTCTACCTTGGCGCGGTTTCCCGGCCTTGCTAGCCGTGTTGCCAGCCTGACCTTTTTTGGCAGTAAACGCAGTATTCATAGCTGGAGTTTTGAGCGGCTGATTAAGGTAGAGCTGGTTTGGAACCTGTTAGCGCCATGGTGGGTGAGAAGGCATGGGTATCTGCCGGCCAAAGCAAAAAAAATTGGCGCGGATAACGAAACGGCCAATGCCTTGGCCGACTCGATTGCCTGGGTTAAAAAGCGCCCTTGGATAGACCCCAAAGACGGCTTTGATTATGCCAAGGCGGCATGCAACGTTGACTGGCCAAGGCTTTGGCTATTGGCGGGTAAAGCGGATAAGGCTTTGGGGAATCCTCGGGATGTGGCGCGCTTTCAACAGGAAATGGCAGCGAAGGGGCAAATCACGCTGTTGGCGAAAACCAATGGCTTTCGCCGCAACTACAACCACCTCGATATGCTGGTAGGCAGTGATGCGGCGAAAGAGCTGTTTCCAAAAGTCAGGGATTGGCTTTTAGGTTAA
- a CDS encoding PilZ domain-containing protein, whose product MVTVERREFTRIPFERPANICLGKRCWPTQVQDLSLKGALITQPPEWPARIGEYCQLHLALDDVGDDIRLSCTLVGTSSGHLHLLVNEMDVESASRLRRLVELNLGNPELLERNLGNLIDSQLSR is encoded by the coding sequence ATGGTGACTGTTGAGCGCCGCGAATTTACCCGTATTCCTTTCGAGCGCCCAGCCAATATTTGCCTGGGAAAACGTTGCTGGCCAACACAAGTGCAAGACTTGTCGTTAAAAGGCGCCTTAATCACCCAGCCGCCAGAGTGGCCAGCCCGCATTGGTGAATACTGCCAATTACATTTAGCACTGGATGATGTGGGTGACGACATCCGCTTAAGTTGCACCTTAGTGGGCACCAGTAGCGGCCATTTACACCTCTTGGTTAACGAAATGGACGTGGAATCGGCCAGCCGCTTGCGCCGCCTGGTGGAGCTTAACTTAGGTAACCCTGAGCTGTTAGAAAGAAACCTGGGTAACCTTATCGACAGCCAGTTAAGCCGTTAA
- a CDS encoding PilZ domain-containing protein, with amino-acid sequence MVERSRFIQFVGNTPVRICKGERCWDFTLLDLSLQGAVVHGALPSDLIIGDHATLSLRLPEGDAFIQMHTQIRFLEQDRLGMECLNICADSSGHLKRMAALYLGSTNWLYRDCFTLWEDQW; translated from the coding sequence ATGGTTGAGCGAAGTCGTTTCATCCAATTCGTTGGCAACACCCCGGTGCGGATCTGCAAAGGCGAACGCTGCTGGGACTTCACACTGCTCGATCTTTCTTTGCAGGGTGCCGTGGTGCATGGTGCCCTTCCCTCAGATCTCATTATTGGCGATCACGCCACCTTAAGTTTGCGCTTGCCCGAAGGCGACGCCTTTATACAGATGCATACCCAAATTCGTTTCTTAGAACAGGACCGACTGGGCATGGAGTGCCTGAACATCTGTGCCGATTCATCGGGACACCTTAAGCGTATGGCCGCCTTATACCTCGGCTCTACCAACTGGTTATACCGTGACTGCTTTACCTTGTGGGAGGACCAATGGTGA
- the radA gene encoding DNA repair protein RadA has product MAKRKTAYVCSDCGADFPRWQGQCSECGAWNTITEMRLGPTPSGPASRTGYAGTTTAQVTTLAEVDLTELPRIHSGFGELDRVLGGGIVPGSAVLIGGHPGAGKSTLLLQTMCALAEKMPTLYVTGEESLQQVAMRAKRLGLPTTKLKMLTETSIETIMAIAEQEKPKVMVIDSIQVMHMVDIQSAPGSVSQVRESAAYLTRFAKQNNVAIIMVGHVTKDGTLAGPKVLEHCIDCSVLLEGDSDSRFRTLRGQKNRFGAVNELGVFAMTGQGLKEVSNPSAIFLQRAEEQAPGSIVMVIWEGTRPLLVELQALVDASPLNNPRRVAVGLEQNRLAMLLAVMHRHGGLQMSDQDVFVNVVGGVRVAETSADLAMLLAMVSSFRNSVLPRDMVIFGEVGLSGEIRPVPSGSERLNEAAKHGFTRAIVPKANVPKQLPKGMSVVGVTKLSEALEAVL; this is encoded by the coding sequence ATGGCGAAACGTAAAACCGCTTATGTTTGCAGCGACTGTGGCGCGGATTTTCCCCGCTGGCAAGGCCAATGCAGCGAATGCGGAGCCTGGAATACCATCACCGAAATGCGTCTAGGCCCCACGCCAAGCGGCCCGGCTAGCCGCACCGGTTATGCCGGAACCACCACCGCGCAAGTGACCACCCTTGCCGAAGTGGATTTAACCGAATTGCCGCGGATCCATAGCGGCTTTGGCGAACTCGACCGGGTGCTTGGCGGCGGCATCGTGCCAGGCTCGGCGGTGCTGATTGGTGGCCACCCCGGCGCCGGTAAATCAACGCTCCTATTGCAAACCATGTGCGCCTTGGCTGAGAAAATGCCAACGCTTTATGTCACCGGTGAAGAATCCTTGCAGCAGGTAGCAATGCGCGCCAAACGCCTTGGTCTTCCCACCACCAAGCTCAAAATGCTGACCGAAACCAGCATCGAAACCATTATGGCCATTGCCGAGCAGGAAAAGCCGAAGGTGATGGTAATTGACTCCATCCAGGTGATGCATATGGTCGATATTCAGTCGGCACCTGGGTCGGTGTCACAGGTGCGCGAGTCAGCTGCTTATCTCACCCGTTTTGCCAAGCAGAACAATGTGGCCATTATCATGGTTGGCCACGTCACCAAAGACGGCACCTTGGCAGGGCCCAAGGTGTTAGAGCACTGTATTGACTGTTCGGTGCTGCTGGAAGGCGACAGCGATTCGCGCTTTCGCACCCTGCGAGGCCAGAAAAACCGCTTTGGGGCGGTGAACGAGTTGGGGGTGTTTGCCATGACCGGCCAAGGCCTCAAGGAAGTGTCGAACCCGTCTGCCATTTTCTTGCAGCGCGCCGAAGAACAAGCCCCCGGCTCTATTGTTATGGTTATCTGGGAAGGCACTCGGCCACTGTTGGTGGAACTGCAGGCCTTGGTGGATGCCTCGCCACTGAATAACCCGCGCCGGGTGGCGGTTGGCCTTGAGCAAAACCGCTTGGCGATGCTGCTGGCGGTGATGCACCGTCACGGCGGGCTACAAATGTCTGACCAAGACGTCTTTGTTAACGTGGTGGGCGGGGTACGGGTAGCAGAAACCAGTGCTGACTTGGCGATGCTGCTGGCTATGGTGTCGAGTTTTAGAAATAGCGTCTTGCCGCGGGATATGGTGATTTTTGGCGAAGTGGGGCTGTCTGGAGAAATTCGGCCGGTGCCGTCGGGTTCTGAGCGCCTTAACGAGGCCGCCAAGCACGGCTTTACCCGCGCCATTGTGCCCAAGGCCAATGTGCCCAAGCAGCTCCCCAAAGGGATGTCAGTGGTGGGGGTCACCAAACTGTCTGAAGCGTTGGAAGCCGTGTTGTAA
- a CDS encoding PilZ domain-containing protein, producing MLDIRSEFKDVSSHPIISQLRALVGEPEFEALFNQLTENEDSNTRFLLRMELRRVAAPCQRVIDLRPKGIKRCQLVEYKGQTHYMDEGAKRVFEAGLKEFAGRYTMAIFDDIERYAQSAKLLSQDSDEEDEDALWLELVRFGSLLNRDGERMHFATPVVLRQQGMGELSGSTSDISASGAQVLLAQQVYVNPELAVELTFPKLTDSRRKPWPALAYQVISQQENRLKLKLKDPDETVKALLENLIEHNQKRYKLDIRHIQETTRSRGFEQMQLNHSSAMAIFFNQEHLARYCLTTHHNRPLQNRLFDGDKSLIPEMLSPRRVKALLEKDSSERESYILRFEHHQQGKVFQFAADIDHLRRQGMLEGFLRFAASKPGWQVLKVNLFDAEVQDLATLDKDSNASHSELQLTDTPLPKIPQELLKLSSLAILRDVTQEWLTKAAQEMPDVKQDPNQLAPFCVQWRPGVQRVAMRFNDMRIEPRYRYKTPVQLYTDGKELNAELVDFSTQGLCINLQSPLEEMPAELDVALPKLQKLSSRFDLMQMPYRLMHFDAQNQRAHLMIQSTGVAHPAKRFFRQLIDANEGRLQRVEEDAQSFGIARALRQSLVASALPCCLFVQKDSGKIKPQWLGLPVSSLPLPVMLSRLSQLHEGQVPLDNLMSLQMFRQLIDDWRDQQASSQSLLVALDNNGLPVMSRLQSQLPGPETRRFLEKALEKGRWGVWQLELVRTPKPDMHYIQQELNFIGRQALHRAKRLEADLWSTVAMIEVTDITAIAALMLNLKANP from the coding sequence GTGTTAGATATTCGCTCTGAATTCAAGGATGTATCCAGTCATCCCATTATCAGTCAGCTCAGGGCTCTGGTCGGCGAACCAGAGTTCGAGGCTTTGTTTAACCAACTGACCGAAAATGAAGACTCTAATACTCGCTTCCTGCTGCGCATGGAATTGCGCCGGGTTGCGGCCCCTTGCCAACGCGTTATTGACCTTAGGCCCAAGGGTATTAAGCGCTGCCAATTGGTAGAATACAAAGGCCAAACCCATTATATGGACGAAGGTGCCAAACGGGTTTTTGAAGCTGGCCTTAAAGAATTTGCTGGCCGTTATACCATGGCCATCTTTGATGATATAGAGCGCTACGCTCAGTCCGCCAAGCTACTCAGTCAAGACAGTGACGAAGAAGATGAAGACGCACTCTGGCTGGAATTAGTGCGCTTTGGCAGCCTGTTAAACCGTGACGGCGAGCGCATGCACTTTGCCACACCGGTCGTGCTGCGCCAACAGGGCATGGGCGAGCTTAGCGGCTCAACCTCGGATATTTCGGCCAGCGGCGCCCAAGTGCTTCTGGCCCAGCAAGTCTATGTAAATCCTGAATTAGCGGTTGAGCTGACCTTTCCCAAGCTGACCGATAGCCGCCGTAAGCCCTGGCCTGCCCTGGCTTATCAGGTTATTTCCCAACAAGAAAACCGCCTCAAGCTCAAGCTTAAAGACCCGGATGAAACCGTTAAGGCGCTGCTAGAAAACCTGATTGAGCACAATCAAAAGCGCTACAAGCTGGATATTCGCCATATCCAGGAAACCACCCGTTCCCGTGGTTTTGAGCAAATGCAGCTTAACCATTCTTCGGCGATGGCCATTTTCTTTAACCAAGAACATCTTGCCCGCTATTGCCTGACAACACACCATAACCGGCCGCTGCAAAACCGGTTATTTGATGGTGATAAAAGCCTGATACCGGAAATGCTGTCACCAAGACGGGTTAAAGCCTTACTGGAAAAAGACAGCAGTGAACGGGAAAGCTACATACTGCGTTTTGAACACCATCAACAAGGCAAGGTTTTTCAATTTGCCGCCGACATCGACCACCTGCGCCGCCAAGGCATGCTGGAAGGCTTTTTGCGGTTTGCCGCCAGCAAACCCGGTTGGCAGGTCCTTAAGGTCAATCTGTTCGATGCCGAGGTGCAAGACTTAGCCACACTCGACAAAGACAGTAACGCCAGCCATAGCGAACTGCAGCTGACCGATACCCCTTTACCGAAAATACCCCAAGAGCTACTGAAACTGAGCAGCCTGGCCATTTTGCGGGACGTTACCCAGGAGTGGCTCACCAAGGCTGCCCAGGAGATGCCAGACGTAAAACAAGACCCCAATCAGCTAGCGCCGTTTTGTGTGCAGTGGCGGCCCGGTGTGCAGCGCGTTGCCATGCGTTTTAACGACATGCGCATCGAGCCGCGTTATCGCTATAAAACGCCGGTACAGCTTTACACCGATGGCAAAGAACTGAATGCCGAGCTGGTGGATTTTTCGACCCAAGGGCTTTGCATCAACTTACAAAGCCCGCTAGAAGAGATGCCGGCAGAACTGGACGTGGCCCTGCCCAAGCTGCAAAAGCTGTCCAGTCGCTTTGATTTAATGCAAATGCCCTATCGGCTGATGCATTTTGATGCGCAAAACCAAAGAGCGCATTTGATGATCCAAAGCACCGGTGTGGCCCACCCGGCTAAACGCTTTTTCCGCCAACTTATCGATGCCAACGAAGGCCGCTTACAGCGGGTTGAAGAAGACGCGCAAAGCTTTGGCATTGCCAGGGCACTGCGCCAAAGCTTGGTGGCTTCAGCCCTGCCCTGCTGTCTTTTCGTGCAAAAGGACAGCGGTAAAATCAAACCCCAGTGGTTGGGTCTGCCGGTGAGCAGCCTGCCGCTACCGGTCATGCTATCGAGGCTGAGCCAACTGCACGAAGGCCAGGTACCGCTAGATAATTTGATGAGCTTGCAGATGTTCCGCCAGCTCATTGATGATTGGCGCGACCAACAAGCCAGCAGCCAGTCGTTGTTGGTGGCCTTAGATAACAACGGCCTGCCGGTGATGAGTCGCCTGCAAAGCCAATTACCCGGTCCAGAAACCCGGCGTTTTTTAGAAAAAGCGTTAGAAAAAGGCCGTTGGGGGGTTTGGCAATTGGAGCTGGTGCGTACCCCAAAACCGGACATGCATTACATCCAGCAGGAGCTGAACTTTATTGGCCGGCAGGCGCTACACCGCGCCAAGCGGCTAGAAGCCGACCTTTGGAGTACCGTTGCCATGATTGAGGTTACCGATATCACGGCAATCGCCGCACTAATGCTTAACCTAAAAGCCAATCCCTGA